From the Streptomyces nigrescens genome, one window contains:
- a CDS encoding alpha/beta fold hydrolase, which yields MRVADGSIEVRRRGRCGPTLVFVHYWGGSAGTWDAVVERLPADRDTVRFDQRGWGSSRALPGPHRLDQLADDLIDIVKGLGLDTFVLVGHSMGGKVSLLAAARRPAGLAGLALLAPAPPEPPATVTTEYRYSLSHAYDSAQSVGQALDHALTATPLSGAVRSAVVRDSLNSDEAARLEWPMRGIAADVTDAVRAVDVPVLVLAGEHDQVEPPHVLQRHLLPSVPQARFDIVPDSGHLLPLEAPAEVATALEGFTTGL from the coding sequence GTGCGCGTGGCAGACGGTTCGATCGAGGTCCGCCGGCGCGGGCGGTGCGGGCCCACGCTGGTGTTCGTGCACTACTGGGGCGGGTCCGCCGGTACGTGGGACGCCGTCGTGGAGCGGCTCCCGGCGGATCGTGACACGGTCCGTTTCGACCAGCGCGGCTGGGGTTCGTCGCGGGCGCTGCCCGGACCGCACCGACTGGACCAGCTCGCTGACGATCTCATCGACATCGTCAAGGGCCTGGGCCTGGACACGTTCGTCCTCGTCGGCCACTCGATGGGCGGCAAGGTGAGTCTGCTCGCCGCCGCCCGCCGCCCCGCGGGCCTGGCAGGGCTGGCGCTGCTGGCCCCCGCACCGCCGGAGCCGCCCGCCACGGTGACGACCGAGTACCGGTACTCCCTCTCCCACGCCTACGATTCGGCGCAGTCCGTCGGGCAGGCGCTCGACCACGCCCTCACCGCCACGCCACTGTCGGGGGCCGTCCGCAGCGCCGTGGTGCGGGACAGTCTGAACAGCGACGAGGCCGCGCGTCTGGAGTGGCCGATGCGGGGTATTGCCGCGGATGTCACGGACGCCGTCAGGGCGGTCGATGTCCCCGTCCTCGTCCTGGCCGGCGAGCACGACCAGGTCGAACCGCCGCACGTCCTGCAACGCCACCTGCTGCCCAGCGTCCCCCAGGCCCGGTTCGACATCGTCCCGGACAGTGGGCACCTGCTACCTCTGGAGGCTCCCGCCGAGGTCGCCACGGCACTGGAGGGCTTCACCACTGGTCTCTGA
- a CDS encoding ABC transporter ATP-binding protein: MRSDEPQWTPPPKDPEKPVPLRRILALFRPYRARLAVVGLLVGASSLVSVASPFLLREILDVAIPGRRTGLLTLLALGMIVTAVVTSVFGVLQTLLSTTVGQRVMHDLRTAVYAKLQRMPLAFFTRTRTGEVQSRIANDIGGMQATVTSTATSLVSNLTSVLATVCAMLALDWRLTVVSLLLLPLFVWISRRVGNERKKITTQRQKQMAAMSAMVTESLSVSGILLGRTMGRADSLTRTFADESERLVDLEVRANMAGRWRMATIGIVMAAMPALIYWAAGLVLQMGGPVFSLGTLVAFVSLQQGLLRPTVSLLSTGVQIQTSLALFQRIFEYLDLPVAITEPAEPVRIAAPRGEVRFENVTFRYDPEAAPTLDGIELTVPAGGSLAVVGETGSGKSTLSYLVPRLYDVTGGRVTLDGTDVRDLDFDTLARSVGVVSQETYLFHASVADNLRFAKPDATDAEIERAARAAQIHDHIAALPDGYDTLVGERGYRFSGGEKQRLALARTILRDPPVLVLDEATSALDTRTEHAVQQAIDELSEGRTTLTIAHRLSTVRDADQIVVLDAGRIAECGTHDELLAAEGRYAALVRRDAYLTPVGDQVMAP; the protein is encoded by the coding sequence CTGCTCGTCGGCGCCTCCTCGCTGGTCTCGGTCGCCTCCCCGTTCCTCCTCCGGGAGATCCTGGACGTGGCGATACCCGGCCGGCGCACCGGACTGCTGACCCTGCTCGCCCTCGGCATGATCGTCACCGCCGTCGTCACCAGCGTGTTCGGGGTGCTGCAGACCCTGCTGTCCACCACCGTCGGCCAGCGTGTGATGCACGATCTGCGCACCGCGGTCTACGCCAAGCTCCAGCGGATGCCGCTGGCCTTCTTCACCCGCACCCGTACCGGCGAGGTCCAGTCCCGGATCGCCAATGACATCGGCGGTATGCAGGCGACGGTCACCTCCACCGCCACCTCCCTGGTCTCCAACCTGACCTCCGTCCTCGCCACCGTCTGCGCCATGCTCGCCCTCGACTGGCGGCTGACCGTCGTCTCCCTGCTGCTGCTTCCGCTCTTCGTCTGGATCAGTCGCCGGGTCGGCAACGAACGCAAGAAGATCACCACCCAGCGGCAGAAGCAGATGGCCGCCATGTCCGCGATGGTCACCGAGTCCCTCTCCGTCAGCGGCATCCTGCTCGGCCGCACGATGGGCCGCGCCGACTCCCTCACCCGGACCTTCGCCGACGAATCCGAGCGCCTGGTCGACCTGGAGGTCCGCGCCAACATGGCCGGCCGCTGGCGGATGGCCACCATCGGGATCGTGATGGCCGCCATGCCCGCGCTGATCTACTGGGCGGCCGGACTGGTCCTCCAGATGGGCGGCCCGGTCTTCTCCCTCGGCACCCTGGTCGCCTTCGTCTCGCTCCAGCAGGGCCTGCTGCGCCCCACCGTCTCCCTGCTGTCCACCGGCGTTCAGATACAGACCTCGCTCGCGCTCTTCCAGCGCATCTTCGAATACCTCGATCTGCCGGTCGCCATCACCGAGCCCGCCGAGCCGGTCCGTATCGCGGCCCCGCGCGGTGAAGTCCGCTTCGAGAACGTGACGTTCCGCTACGACCCCGAGGCCGCCCCCACCCTCGACGGCATCGAACTGACCGTCCCCGCCGGCGGCAGCCTCGCCGTCGTCGGGGAGACCGGCAGCGGCAAGAGCACCCTGAGCTATCTCGTGCCGCGGCTCTACGACGTGACCGGGGGCCGGGTCACCCTCGACGGCACGGACGTCCGCGACCTCGACTTCGACACCCTCGCGCGCTCGGTCGGCGTGGTCTCCCAGGAGACCTACCTCTTCCATGCCTCGGTCGCCGACAACCTCCGCTTCGCCAAGCCGGACGCCACCGACGCGGAGATCGAACGCGCCGCCAGGGCCGCCCAGATCCACGACCACATCGCCGCCCTCCCCGACGGCTACGACACCCTCGTCGGCGAGCGCGGCTACCGCTTCTCCGGCGGCGAGAAACAGCGCCTCGCCCTCGCCCGGACCATCCTGCGCGACCCGCCCGTCCTCGTCCTGGACGAGGCGACCAGCGCCCTGGACACCCGCACCGAGCACGCCGTGCAGCAGGCCATCGACGAGCTGTCCGAGGGCCGCACCACCCTCACCATCGCGCACCGCCTCTCCACGGTCCGCGACGCCGACCAGATCGTCGTGCTGGACGCCGGCCGGATCGCCGAGTGCGGCACCCATGACGAGCTGCTCGCCGCCGAGGGGCGCTATGCGGCGCTGGTACGGCGTGACGCATACCTCACCCCGGTCGGTGATCAAGTCATGGCCCCGTAA